The DNA window CCGTTCCGGCCCAGGAACTGCTGAAGGCGGACCATGTGCTGTCTGACCTCGGGAAGCGCGGAAACGGCAGAGGATCCGAGACTCATCTCCGGAGTTCTGATATGGTCGGTCACATCCTCCCCGTCCAGGTAAACAACAAGCTCTTCGCCCCGGTGATCCAGGTCGATGGAGATGGAGGCGCAAAGCTCGTCCAGGCGCCTGGCGTCGTCGTAGGGGATATCCTTCCTGAAAGCAGCCAGGGCGACGGCCCTGTACATGGCACCGGTGTCGAGATGCTGATAACCGAGCCGCTGCGCAAGCAGACGGGCCACAGAGCTTTTTCCTGAGCCGGACGGTCCGTCGATGGCAACGACAGGTTTCAACTCAGATCTCTCCCTGAGGCGTCAGGCTGCCCGGGGCCAGCGTGTTGAAAAGGTCCCCGAACCCCGGGAACGATGTGGCCACGCAGCCTGTTTCCCTGACATGACTGGCAGAAGGTCCAAGCAGGGCGAGGACAGCCGAACTCATGGCAATGCGATGATCAC is part of the bacterium genome and encodes:
- the cmk gene encoding (d)CMP kinase: MKPVVAIDGPSGSGKSSVARLLAQRLGYQHLDTGAMYRAVALAAFRKDIPYDDARRLDELCASISIDLDHRGEELVVYLDGEDVTDHIRTPEMSLGSSAVSALPEVRQHMVRLQQFLGRNGAMVAEGRDMGTVVFPDTPAKFYLDASLTERARRRWLQLREQGMEQAEGDVLSQLKTRDRNDTNRSHSPLKRAGDATYIDTTAMSLEEVVDTLSARVTELESVDA